TATGCACTCGTTGATGTCCTCAAAGCAGCAGTGCTTTAGAGCTGGCCACTCGTCCAGCGTGTCCGGCATGTGCCCCAGGTCCACCTTGAGGCGTGACCAGCTGTGCCGGGACCCGCGGGAGCAGGTGCAGGGGATGAGGCTGAGGGAGGGGGCCGGCTCTCCAGGCGCGCTGCTCATGTCGATGATGCTGTCAATGTTGTTGCGACACAGCGTGCGGCCATTGTACGCCGCGTTCAGGTTACCCACGTAGATGTAGTCCGTCACTTTGGAAATGACCGGCTCAGAGTACTGGAAGTGTTCAGGGCCGCTCCGTTTGGGCTCGAGCACATCGGGGGCACGGGCCCCTGCCGGCCCCGTGGCTGCTCTCCGGCTGTAGTTGCGCAGCTTCTTGGAGCCCGAGCGAGATGGCGGGTTGGAGTCAGACTCAGAGCTGCTGTTCCACGGAGGGGAGAAGAGAGAGAAGCGGCTGGAGGATTTGCTCTTGCTGAGGGTCTCCACGGGGGGGCTGGGCAGGCCGGGACTGGACAGAGAGGCCGATGCCAACGCGCAGAACATGGAGGCTCGCTCCAGGGAACCTGTGCTGCTGGCCGCTCCTGCACTGTGGGCCAGCTCCATCtggaagaacacacacacacagcgaaCATGAACCTCCAGTCAAAAACTTTCATTCTGCTGCCCGCAGTCCTGTGTGGCCATTTTTGAGCTATTACATTATGTTACAAtattattccttcatcaaaaacgtacctggagttttgttttagttctttcACTCATGTTTgggaaatccttgaatctcccgtggcaaccattggGCAATCCTAAACACTCGCTCATACAAAGCTCCACCCATTTACACAAAGCTCCTTCTCTGTAATCTGTGAgccatggaccttaccacaggggccgcttttcattggctgatgcccattctacgtggaaGTGCGGCTACCACCTGCGTAGCcctctcacaaacacacgcttcccgttagctaagtacagcgtAATGGCagtactgatacaacttctacaccttgaagcctgtctgctacacagtcttacgttagctaaacagatcaatatgcaatgtgtactgtatctgaaatacactaaagattttattttagcagaaaaggctttggactaaactgttactcatgttagccactctagcaccaagtacagtgtATCAGGCCTAGgcacactcaaacatttgccaacaaaccacaggaatcacccactgatttcaaaagtaaCCTACAAAACGATGAATGCCCGACTTACCCAGCCTTGCAAGAACAAAAGGCATCAGTGATCTTGTCCACAGCTATATTGATGTAGAGGGTGTGTGGATCTGCCGTTTTCCTCATCGAGcgaaagcattttgctgtgacgtgcacaatgttggaggcatcgcgtggctcaaacaccttgatctcatccaaaaaagatgacatgaacttcttagttcctctgtccattgtagaagctgatatattgtgaaaatccggtagaaatgatgcactaatcgagtcagaaatacactgcagagAATCAGTCGAAGTGGAAGAcgccatgtttacatagaaacaaagCGTCGCAATGCTTtatttgtgagacttgcggccactaggtcggttgtgggcggagcttggtaaggtccatgatCAACTAAGCGCAAGAAATAAAggactgaaatatttcactctatgTGTGATGAACCTATATCTAGTTTTACTTTCTAAAAtgagtgacaaaaaatattgaacttttcacaatagtctatttttttagatattcccgtaaaataaaaaaatatatataaaaacagactGACATATTAGTAAAATTCTAATGAGAATTACAATTTTACtgtttacaatttttttgtttgttttgttttgttttgtccaagTTTAAACCAAACCagcattgtttttttgtctgtacCTGAGCTTTGAGGTTGTTCTTCCACTCCTGAGTCTCCAAAGCCTTGAAGCGGCCGCTGCTGTCGGAGGAAACCGACGCGCACAGGGGCCGATGGGCTCTGAGAGGGAGCTGGGGAGTGAGGGCCACAGGAACATGCCTGGCGTTAGTGTGCTCACTCCTACTCATGGCTAGATCAGGACAAGAACCTACAATACACACAACATACATGTCAGACAGTGAGGACAAGCTAACCCTAACACTTactcattaaaatgaaaatgctgtGCTAGTCAGAAAGCTTAGAAACTAAAGAGACTAATATTAAACCAATGAGAAGAAGTTCATTTCCTCACAATAATCACTTCGCTGTTGTAACTAAGttgttatatttagcaacttttcagacaaaaaggaattggtattggccaaaattggaatcggcAAGTCAGGCTTTCGAAAGATCAGTTATTGGTGATCGGGAAGAAAAATGCAATCGGTGCATCCCCAAAAAACATAAGTGCAACACAGAAGTGACTAATCCACATATTAAAAGAATTTAGCAGTGTAGAGTATTATAGAGTTAAATACATCCAGCGAGGCTTCAAATGACGTTTCAAACTGTCTTCCACAGCTGCTTGTTGCAAGCTAATCATAATCCTCAGAACCGTACATGCAGTCGTCTGCCAGCTATGGTTAGTGACAACATGCAACTTAATACTGGAGTTTTGAAAGcataaaatgaaaacctttaaaCTGTTCTGATGATAATAATAGGTATtaatggagaaaacattttatagcaaTTTGAGAATGGAATAATTTGTacaggaaggattttcacttcTATCtatgtttttggggttttttatgattttttttctctcagtcaGAATAATAACAGACCTGACAGTTATTGAGTATTGTGGCTCCAAATGTTAAGGTAAAAATGTCAGcagacttttttcccctccagacACGCTGTTaataaaacctcaaaacaaaatgcatcgTGTTGCAATGAAACAACAGGAGAAGCAAaatatccattcatccattttctaacacccttgtccctagtggggttgggaggggtgacggtgcctatctccagctaacgttccgagCAAGAGGCGGGGagcaccctggacaggtcaccagtctgttgcagggcaacacagagacagacaggacgaACAACCATACAcgcacacctagggagaatttagagagaccaattaacctgacaggaagccagagtacccagagagaacccacgcatgcacagggagaacatgcaaactccatgcagaaatactccgggccgggaatcgaacccaggaccttcttgctgcaaggcaacagtgtgTATACCAACTGTTCCACTGTGCAGGGCAGAAGCAGAATAAAAGACGGATTTTACAGAAACAtcagctgagctgcagctggcCTCTCTTCACTGACCAGATGTAAAATGATAATCAGGTTTATTACAAGTCCAAGGAGAACAATAACTCCAGGTCTGAACAGCATCACAGTAATCACTGACCATTAGTTGATatgatgatttaaaataaattccgTTTTCATTTGCTTGGCAATATTAGGAGATATTAAAACATGCGCTGGGACTCGTTCAGAAACTCGTTCAGTGTGTATTCAGGCCGAGGAAATCGTGATGAACTTGCAGCTTTGCATCAGCCTATGAGCTCCAACATCTGTCGGTGACAGGTCACCTTGCTGCTGGGAACCgactcagaaaacacagaacagtcCTCTTACCGATTCTCCCATCGTGTCTGCAAAGCACTTTCGGATTTCGAAGTTCGTCAGCAGTCAGTTCAGTTGTCCACCCGTCCTCGGTGTCCATCTTCCACCTCCCGCAGCCAGAGGAGCATCACCGAGGCTCGGTCGGAACGTCATCTTTGCCAGGCCGAACAGCACTTCAGCTGCATCTCACAAACATCGCTTCAGCCGTTAGCAGCTCGGTTCGCTGCTAGCCAAACACACAGCTAACTCTCTAGGAGTTATGTCAGTCTGCTAGTGCGGTTGAGAAATTCGGGTTAAAATGAGCGAAGACATGCTCACCAGCAGCCCTGGCTGACATGAGGAATAAAACGGTTATATCGGTCCAGCTGAGGAACGAGGGCAGAATGCGCACCAGCTAACTGCTGCTGGTTGGTGAATATGGAAAGTCAACAGgaccaaaaaacatttgacttttcaCGCGTCCTTGGGGATGTTGAGTAACTTATGTTTGCGcgccaggaaaaaaaaacgtaGAAAACAATGAAGATATAGAAGACCTGATAAACGACTTGGAAAGGACTTAATTTATTAGTTGCTTgtatttggattttttaaagttagtttCATGCAAGATAAAACCAACTctgcaataaacaatatttctcatattattacCTTACTGAAATAATGACCTAAGTAATGTTTTTgcccaaagtgattttgacaaaaaataaataaataaaaatcacttttggctattagtattaataataataataataataataataataataattattattattattattgttattattattattattattattattattactgtaataataataataataataataataataataatattactgtagtaataataatactaacaataatcaatcaatcaatcaaattttatttgtatagcacatttcagcagtaaggcatttcaaagtgctttacatcatatcaaacacagaaacacaatgcaacacagaatcaccaattaaaacatgacattaagtcaggttccatcaataaatttgtaattgattacgtttcaaatacaatcctaaacaggtgggttttttgccgagtttgcatccataaaaggtttacctgttacactcctactgtgttatgtggaacaaaatacctgttgctgtttttattcccactcaaaGTGACAATATTCctaatactttatttatcaaaaatattaaaaattttagTTACAATTTTAGAAAGGAGGGCCAACAGATTGAATACATGAATAAACTCGGAGTTTACTTCTCTTAATGGTGATGTATCTGATCATAATCAAGAGTTATACCCTGATTTACTATGGCAGCAGCCAGAAATATCAAGTGGTATAGGAGGTATTTCTCAGCGTTatgaaaaatacacatttaaattgTATTCTACAAATGCAGGCTATAGAAAACAATAAGGATGAGTTGGAAAAGGGAAAGGGGAGAAATGTTGATGATATTGGTCTGGAagtttttttccaagtaaacAAGGCAAGCTTGAAGTTCCCTAAGTATTGCTGAAAAGCAACAGAATATTTCAGTCATAAATCAGCAACAGTAAGCTTCCTCTGAGTTCCATTTGTCCATCGAGTCACGATTAGAGAGCGATATCCTGCCGTTTACAAATATAAAGCTAATAGTTTGGCATCAGCACTATGCATAACATCTGCATCAGACGTTTCTCCATATTCTTTTCAAAACACTAATGGTGGACATACTCTAAAGACATGAGAGATGATTCAACAACAAATTATACACATTTATGacacactttttacatttatttatttataaaaactaaaaatataaaattgaaaacaatGCATTTTGCTTTCTCTTTACAATCATGCTGTTATATACAACCATAATGAAATAGATTTAAGTTTGTGGCTGTACcttcataaaatgtgaaaacattcagGAGACATGAGTGCTAAAAATGTGAATTCAATCGTAACTCTGGGTGAATTTCCCAAAAATCCATGCTTCGTAACTCAGACACATTATTTGGCCTGATGAACTATTAAAGGAGATTTTCTTTGCGTAAATCAAAATCCAAACTCTGGTTTGCACAGATTTTGCATGAGAATGTAACCAGGGATATTTTTACATGGATAAAATACAATATTACAAAATTGCTGAGGTATTCGTAATGTGATCAAATTTTGTTGCCCAAATGTGAGTCCTACATACGTACATATTCTACAGTGTGATCAACATTACTGATacaccagaaaatatttttttcaaaatactttcgtgtctatttaaaatgtttttttagcagcttattttctttaaatttgctGGGAAcggggattttctttttcagcccCAGGCTGGCGTTGACCTGCTCAGCCAACAGCAGGCTGTGCCACTGAGCGACCGGTCGCCGTGGGTTGGACAACATGTCGGCCCAGTGCCTCAGCTGATTTCCTGTGGAATCGCAGCCCAGAAACAGTTTTCCCATGCTGTCATTCCTGCTCATGGCATCGTGGTCCCAAACTGAGATCACTAGGTTCACTCtctgaagacaaaaacaagaccAGCAGTGAAACAGCAAATAAATGGGGCCTTTATTTTCCATATTGACTCTTTGGGCAATATTGACAAATTCACATGTCTGATTGTGCTTTGTACGCATCtcaaaatgtcaatatttcaAACTATTATGGAATCAAGATGGGACTAATCAAAAATAGTGCGGATAGCAAAAAACGcacacaaaaacatataaagttgtagaacacacagtcaacaattgtcAAGTGCCATTGTTACACATCtgaatgttgattaatgttttattcatgatgtttcaaaagcaactctaaacaggtgggtctTAGgctaaagaaactcagtgtttctggCTGTCTTTCAATACAGTGGTATTCATTAAATTAGGGTATGTTTTATAGTGAGGCTGGTTTGTCAGATTAAACATAACCTTTAAGCAGGCATTAGACATTTCTCATTAACctaacatttctgcattaagaATGTTATCTTATTGATCTGATTCAATATTCTAagcttaaatgtgttttagttaACTGTAAGCAGTAAGTCATCataatcaacaaaaataaagactaGAAAACATCAGTCCATGTGTAATTAATCCATGTCATGTACAGCACTTGGTGAATTGAACTGGAATCAATTAACCTTTCAATGATATTTGAAATTACTGAACCTATCTAATTATTCTCACCTGTATTTGATCCAGTGACACATCAAAAGTAAAGGACTCGTTGAAATAGGGGTTCAGACTTTTCCTTTTAATAGATGTTgttcttttcttccacttccttTTGTCCAAAGTCAGCTGTACTTTCACATATGGATCTACACGAAACAAACAAGTGGAAAAAGATCAGAGAATTTCTGGTACCAGCAAATCTCTCCACATGTTGTGGCTGGCAAATTGTTCCTGCCCCTGAGCAATACACGGTGCTCAAAGAGAAACACATTAGCAAGCTTGTCTTACACAAAAATTGGATTAATTAGCTACGAATTACTCACTAACCCTTAGCATGAATGTATAAAACACGGGCAGATTGCTCAGACTGAAAGATAGCTTTGATATTGATTTGTTAAAGTCTAACATGTTCcacaaagtgttttaaaagGTTGTTGTCAACAATAGCAGAGCTTACTTATTGTAAATTATTATGAGgtgaatatttttagttttacctgAGCTTCCTCCCAGGTCCATGCTCTTTAGGTCTTTGGCCTCCAGGATCGCCACAGTGAGCTTGCTGCTTGTTGGAACATAACACAGAGAGAAGCAGATCTCCCCTAAGTTTTCTTCCTGCAACACAAAAAAGTCACAACGAAGCGCCAAAAGTGTGTTCATTAGTTTTAGTTACACTCAGTTGTTTTTTCCCACAAACTGAGTACTGAAACCATATTTAACATGCATGGAGTAAAGGCTAAACATATTTCACTAGGTTTAACTATGTAGTGATTCTATGTTTAATGACTCGTTTTACATAGCTGACAAAAAATAGGGCTCTTCTTCGGccctatttttttaatttcctacTTTTCTCTTTTGAGAAAAAGAGCTTCAGAAAATGAAACCTCAAACTTGGCGGGCTTCGCCAGGTCCTGCCACTCCTCAATGACGTGATTCTGGTCAATGTTGCAGAGCTGCACCCTGAGTTCGCCGATGATCTCATGTTTGGTGAAGCGGTTGAAGTCGAACACCTTCATTACGGCTGTGGACTTCTGAAGAGTGGACTTAGATAGCTGCAGAAATATGAATCAGATTAAAAGAGGAAAgacttctgtttctttttgacaaATTTCAAGAAATGTGCACATCACCTTATATAATAGCTACTACTTTTATACACTTTagccctattttttttttatttcttaaaatctgTCTTTTCCAATAGGACACTATCCTATTGAATTACACCATGGACATTTATTGCCAATAACATACAGGCACAAATGATTCCGATCCAGAGTTAAATGTATTTACTCATGAGCTCTAACTTTGGAAGGTCTCCTTGCCTTTACCCTAATCACCTCCCCAGATTCATCTCCTTTGTACACAGAGGATACTTACGTACTTACACGTATTTAGTaaacccagaacagggatttGAACTTGGAATCCAGAAAAACCAACCCCGAATAAGAGTATctactttatttactttggatcaacattattagcttcctcttcttttgctctttcgtctggtttgttattttgtttgtatttccttttaattcctgtaaagcactttgtattgcattgttgctgaaagtgtgttatgtaaataaaattacctttacctttacctGTGTACTTTGTAGAAATGTTCATGTTGTTTCCAAACATGTGTTGGATCCAGATATTTACAAAGGCataacctttttttccccacctgcttaaaataaaattaagtttttcctgtttttgtccaTTTAGATTTgccaaatttattcatgtttaatGAATGAGATAAAGAGAGAAACAATTGAGTCTTTCTTCAAAGTCAAAAGgttctcacaatagtttgcttttctttctgacCAGTCTAGTGGAACTGAGTTTCATTCTTTAGGATATCAAAATAAGATGAGGGGATGTGTCTGTATCAAATTCTCTAGGCCGAGGTGAATTTGATGAAgctttctttattatttataccTAACTGATTTTCTGATAAGTACAGATCTTTCTGACTGATCCACATCTCTCAGTGGAGATACTTTTCACTCTCAGATTCTGCTCAGGATCATGAGATTTTGCTTGGgatcaattattaaaaatcaGGTTTTTTCTGTTGTAACGTAATGCTTGTTGCAGGCAcgtgcgggggggggggggggggggggggggggggggcttgagcccctgccctttttatccttgatgcccctagtgccctttttgaggttttttttttttttttttcaaaaaatttactttttttaaaaatttttaatctgtatgtcaaacacattctcactccggactcgtcatatattgacgagtCGGGATGGAATGGGTTggtatgtcagaaggcctgtttgtgcccctcagcaataatatttagctaaatataataatttagtaaaaataaactagtctggctgccctcagtctaataatgactctcagagcctccatgttgttcagactccgggtccatggtgatTAGGAGGGGGTGGATCTGTGTCCTCTATctaatgggctctttgcacctcagcttccgcgttcggggaaaagcggctcattTTTGTCCGGGCTATTAAAGATGTCATTTTACAGTCGGTGTTTGCAGCGCTTGCCAAAGCTAACAATTAACGATGTACATCGTATTTGTAAGGCGGGATCTAAAGCCCCATCaagcaaactggaaaaaggttttaagatgtacgtATCGTCATACATTCATGGATATGAAGGTGAGTCTtactttaaagttctttaaacttcgtggctaacattagctttagcttacgctaataggcaatattctcggacattttactaatacaattgtactatttaaatatctaaacattcttattctttctaacggacaatgttctTACGTTattctgtattcatttttaagtttattgctttaatgtgttttttgtcgttagtgtcaaacagagaccaagtaacggggagaTTACGGTTCGGGCTTTTTGCTTCCGAAGCATGAGGAAGCACGAGAAGCcccataatttttgtttattgtatttttgagttcagacatatttaattaagaaaccagaggtggggcgagtaacacaaattttaaaaagaaaaaggtttgttgCGGTGTGGATGCTTACCTCGTGTAAAATCGGATGTCATCATCAGACCCTGCGAACCTTTGTAATCCGAAGGTAGAATGGATTTTCAGTTCTTCGATCTGGCTTGTTagggcttttatttcttcttttaatttctggttttcatttattaccaTGTCCAGGCCAGCTGGTTCTGGGACAGAGCAATAATCGTGATCTGCATACGTGCATTCCACAGGCGGCTCACTCTTTCCCATACACTGGCTCTTCCAGGCTGAACACAGAAGTTGTTCCATTGAAATAGCACAGGGaggctccttttttttaaccattcttcTCCCGCCAGGAGTTTTAGGCTGATGAAACTGATCCGGAGGgaagtgaaggctgcaaactttgctaTGCGATGTTAGCTTGATGTTGTCGCGACGAATATTGACAAGCCATCGTTGTTGTAAGTCAGgatcgcttggaaatccatgaaaacttaaccGACTGTTATATTTAGAAGACGCTGTGCACCGTGGAACACAACAGTGTTCATGGTATTGCTTAAATTGCCTTTGAAATACGAGTTTATCTTTCCTTGCGGTCATGGTcactcaaaaggaaaaaaatgagccgtatttgcgcatgcggatgtgacgtcagagcggcaggtgcaaagagcccattatgggcaagaatattttttcatacattggtttgtgaataaaaacataggtctggggcgtgctgtggtggcgcagggggttagcacgccccacgtttggaggccttagtcctcgacgcggacgtcgcgggttcgactcccagtcccgacgacctttaccgcatgtcttccctccttcctgtctgcctactgtggaaaaaaatacgagccactagcgccgcaaaaactcttcagagaagaaaaaaaaacataggtctgatgttgacgttagaaaaactgtttctatttatctattatattttcataatcgtccttgcaatagcgggacaaaacccgcctcgcccctaaacacagaaatgtttcagctggagagaaaacttctgactttaacttcatcattctgctaaaggcccggttcactacaggcagGCAGAGTCGGTCCCACTgacagatataaagaatatctgtctttatatcagacatcctgatataagacacggtaccgCGAGTCACAACGCAGATCAAAGCCCcagtaccacctggtaccacctggtaccacctgctctctgttctctctgcttctccttaacgtttctaccaggcgggttaaagccgctgctgacgggatctgggctggaggttcgcagctgtaaatagaagttattgcagaacctcaagtgttaaaggaagattcagcccagagcatttagagttcacaaaataaacatcagagaaaatattgtagcaataattagaaccgcagcaaaaagccaaacatgccacaatgaaatgaatcaaaatgtctccaaagcatcggAGGACTGACGGGGGCtaccgggggattccaggtagattccaggtagattccaggtagattccagagatgcgcatcgcaGCGGCTGTTCATGCAGGACCGGCCCAAGGTAattatggggccttagacagaacccccctccctccggaacccgtcctactaagaacctcagcatcactaacatgtttaaatatagataaggtgaatctgtgagagggagaccaggtttat
Above is a window of Xiphophorus hellerii strain 12219 chromosome 2, Xiphophorus_hellerii-4.1, whole genome shotgun sequence DNA encoding:
- the LOC116709285 gene encoding dual specificity protein phosphatase MPK-4 isoform X3 → MGESMELAHSAGAASSTGSLERASMFCALASASLSSPGLPSPPVETLSKSKSSSRFSLFSPPWNSSSESDSNPPSRSGSKKLRNYSRRAATGPAGARAPDVLEPKRSGPEHFQYSEPVISKVTDYIYVGNLNAAYNGRTLCRNNIDSIIDMSSAPGEPAPSLSLIPCTCSRGSRHSWSRLKVDLGHMPDTLDEWPALKHCCFEDINECINASTEKRKRVLVHCRDGFSLAPMCIIQYLMVKQNMRLIAAYELLRAKYPVNIKECHQNVLVSLERALWPGGEVDPECFKQALSRKLAWT
- the LOC116709285 gene encoding uncharacterized protein LOC116709285 isoform X2, with product MGESLPLRAHRPLCASVSSDSSGRFKALETQEWKNNLKAQMELAHSAGAASSTGSLERASMFCALASASLSSPGLPSPPVETLSKSKSSSRFSLFSPPWNSSSESDSNPPSRSGSKKLRNYSRRAATGPAGARAPDVLEPKRSGPEHFQYSEPVISKVTDYIYVGNLNAAYNGRTLCRNNIDSIIDMSSAPGEPAPSLSLIPCTCSRGSRHSWSRLKVDLGHMPDTLDEWPALKHCCFEDINECINASTEKRKRVLVHCRDGFSLAPMCIIQYLMVKQNMRLIAAYELLRAKYPVNIKECHQNVLVSLERALWPGGEVDPECFKQALSRKLAWT
- the LOC116709285 gene encoding uncharacterized protein LOC116709285 isoform X1, giving the protein MDTEDGWTTELTADELRNPKVLCRHDGRIGSCPDLAMSRSEHTNARHVPVALTPQLPLRAHRPLCASVSSDSSGRFKALETQEWKNNLKAQMELAHSAGAASSTGSLERASMFCALASASLSSPGLPSPPVETLSKSKSSSRFSLFSPPWNSSSESDSNPPSRSGSKKLRNYSRRAATGPAGARAPDVLEPKRSGPEHFQYSEPVISKVTDYIYVGNLNAAYNGRTLCRNNIDSIIDMSSAPGEPAPSLSLIPCTCSRGSRHSWSRLKVDLGHMPDTLDEWPALKHCCFEDINECINASTEKRKRVLVHCRDGFSLAPMCIIQYLMVKQNMRLIAAYELLRAKYPVNIKECHQNVLVSLERALWPGGEVDPECFKQALSRKLAWT
- the syt8 gene encoding synaptotagmin VIII isoform X1, yielding MKLRNLFKMPPVHHPSRSSIRGHRASKSWAQMKAGSSKLIVTNQPIHMVSTMSTHNASVHPAPGSFEDLLDHIPLPRWAIYAIFGMGGLIILLCCLCICIKCCCKRKKRQKKDQQILLKGLDGKTATALVQPDMEDVDYGSVKQYRGKLLYSLEYNVTLSELTVGIKQAGSLKAMDLGRSSDPYVKVYILPDKAKIFETKVFKNTLNPFFNEQFTFQLSKSTLQKSTAVMKVFDFNRFTKHEIIGELRVQLCNIDQNHVIEEWQDLAKPAKFEEENLGEICFSLCYVPTSSKLTVAILEAKDLKSMDLGGSSDPYVKVQLTLDKRKWKKRTTSIKRKSLNPYFNESFTFDVSLDQIQRVNLVISVWDHDAMSRNDSMGKLFLGCDSTGNQLRHWADMLSNPRRPVAQWHSLLLAEQVNASLGLKKKIPVPSKFKENKLLKKHFK
- the syt8 gene encoding synaptotagmin VIII isoform X2; amino-acid sequence: MPPVHHPSRSSIRGHRASKSWAQMKAGSSKLIVTNQPIHMVSTMSTHNASVHPAPGSFEDLLDHIPLPRWAIYAIFGMGGLIILLCCLCICIKCCCKRKKRQKKDQQILLKGLDGKTATALVQPDMEDVDYGSVKQYRGKLLYSLEYNVTLSELTVGIKQAGSLKAMDLGRSSDPYVKVYILPDKAKIFETKVFKNTLNPFFNEQFTFQLSKSTLQKSTAVMKVFDFNRFTKHEIIGELRVQLCNIDQNHVIEEWQDLAKPAKFEEENLGEICFSLCYVPTSSKLTVAILEAKDLKSMDLGGSSDPYVKVQLTLDKRKWKKRTTSIKRKSLNPYFNESFTFDVSLDQIQRVNLVISVWDHDAMSRNDSMGKLFLGCDSTGNQLRHWADMLSNPRRPVAQWHSLLLAEQVNASLGLKKKIPVPSKFKENKLLKKHFK